The following coding sequences are from one Triticum dicoccoides isolate Atlit2015 ecotype Zavitan chromosome 4A, WEW_v2.0, whole genome shotgun sequence window:
- the LOC119283728 gene encoding growth-regulating factor 9-like, with the protein MGASCLHLPARHATQPHCQSSLLHAPCFACRCSTSDKYHMQSKKDQREYQHCTSKPLWQEPWATSRAHYARIYHHSAVATPSPPKRHTPTPTPLQPRHCLQLRRCPPPPPRSPRTLPELPAAAMELGQVLGYTPPATKDARSGGGFTQAAACPYPYPSPFLDEQKMLSFSKAAAAHQPPSGMDFGRSNEQRLLLARSKMPFTPSQWMELEHQALIYKYLNAKAPIPSGLLISISKSFRPSSDRMPWRPVYQGFTNADSDPEPGRCRRTDGKKWRCSKEAMAEHKYCERHINRNRHRSRKPVENQTRKNAKETPAAGSISAAVSQGGCKKAKAGDELKPGSVSYWTDNLNRAMVSKARGNNPEEGNSAPLLNSTNQQHTLSLFSQLKQQSKPDKFSPAVDSESISSNTVLKPWERSNQQSSKDVSSTTLHDRGCLQSVLQDFSMHKNDKIESQKNNASVPSTFYSSTEGRHISCLASNMMQVQEDCISSSWEIPQGGPLGEILTNSKNTDDLTNKCESRSYGWLLSLDEHEM; encoded by the exons ATGGGGGCCTCCTGCCTGCACCTGCCGGCACGCCACGCCACGCAGCCGCACTGCCAGAGCTCGCTCCTGCACGCGCCGTGCTTTGCGTGCCGAT GTTCGACTTCAGACAAATATcacatgcagagtaaaaaggaccagagagaATATCAGCACTGTACTTCCAAGCCATTGTGGCAAGAGCCGTGGGCCACGAGCCGGGCACACTATGCGCGCATCTATCACCACAGCGCAGT GGCCACCCCCAGTCCCCCAAAGAGGCACACTCCCACTCCCACTCCACTTCAGCCACGCCACTGCCTCCAGCTCCGGCGATGCCCGCCGCCCCCTCCCCGCTCCCCCCGAACGCTTCCTGAGctccccgccgccgccatggagcTCGGGCAGGTGCTGGGCTACACGCCACCGGCGACCAAGGACGCGAGATCCGGCGGCGGCTTCACCCAGGCTGCCGCTTGCCCCTACCCCTACCCCTCCCCCTTCCTCGACGAGCAGAAGATGCTCAGCTTCTCCAAGGCCGCCGCCGCTCACCAGCCGCCCTCAG GTATGGATTTTGGGAGGTCCAATGAGCAGAGGCTGTTGCTGGCCAGGAGCAAGATGCCCTTCACCCCTTCACAGTGGATGGAGCTGGAGCACCAGGCCCTCATTTACAAGTATCTCAATGCAAAGGCCCCCATACCTTCCGGCCTGCTCATCTCCATCAGCAAGAGCTTCAGACCCTCCTCCGATAGAA TGCCCTGGAGGCCTGTCTATCAAGGGTTCACCAATGCAGATTCTGACCCGGAACCTGGAAGATGCCGTCGAACAGACGGCAAGAAATGGCGGTGCTCAAAGGAGGCGATGGCCGAGCACAAGTACTGTGAGCGGCACATCAATAGGAACCGCCATCGTTCAAGAAAGCCTGTGGAAAACCAAACAAGGAAGAACGCCAAAGAGACACCTGCTGCTGGCTCGATATCGGCCGCTGTCTCACAGGGTGGCTGTAAGAAAGCAAAAGCTGGTGATGAACTGAAGCCAGGGAGCGTCAGTTATTGGACAGATAATTTAAACAG GGCAATGGTGAGCAAAGCCAGGGGAAACAACCCTGAAGAAGGCAACAGTGCTCCACTCCTGAATTCTACTAATCAACAACACACATTGTCCTTGTTCTCTCAACTGAAGCAACAGAGCAAACCAGATAAGTTCAGCCCGGCAGTCGATAGTGAATCGATCTCCTCAAATACTGTATTGAAGCCTTGGGAAAGAAGCAACCAGCAGAGCAGTAAGGACGTTTCTTCCACGACGCTCCATGATCGCGGGTGCCTTCAATCAGTCCTTCAAGATTTCAGCATGCATAAGAATGACAAGATCGAGTCTCAGAAAAACAATGCTTCAGTGCCATCTACTTTCTATTCATCTACAGAAGGTCGACACATCAGCTGCCTTGCATCTAACATGATGCAAGTGCAGGAGGATTGCATCTCAAGCTCTTGGGAGATACCTCAAGGTGGGCCTTTAGGTGAAATCCTAACAAACTCCAAGAATACTGATGACTTGACCAATAAGTGTGAATCAAGATCATATGGTTGGTTACTGAGTCTTGATGAACATGAAATGTGA